A single region of the Oreochromis niloticus isolate F11D_XX linkage group LG19, O_niloticus_UMD_NMBU, whole genome shotgun sequence genome encodes:
- the atr gene encoding serine/threonine-protein kinase ATR isoform X2, producing the protein MEGLEMSAMIPALQELASASAAEYDQVVQKPRQILCQFIDRILTDVDVVALGLNKKSSSEPACVMLLDFVQHIVKSSSLMFANPACQPAEYPDTTQSCTDFSKWVAVRFLRVAAAPGCDIIHGRVSAVLCSLLHTLRVRAPFIFNCLIQELIFLCQELSHNLYAHICTLGGQGHVLEIHTKSQWPVNLKCFSLSPLCASSYLTPSALVLSSPAALESLTAITIDIITESLRGVISRRDLSLAWEAACFILANGNTRLRKASMVMLRTLVELRGFPEMQGHEFFAAYFQLLETHSCSATANINEKEAYEGELLSLTRCVFQPSYVSHSHFEPIYLSQMFECVCTLAGAGVKLGVEVTESLCLLFSFSLSVAPVYESAALLRRQRVTEVCGTLACTVGTANQAECAEGFLRAALKAETALVLQECNDGATPVKKSCKSATSSVGKTPKTSSSEVDMRVRSKVWAALSSRLEELLMLLDSSSAKPETTQSLSALQGLALILHQAALCSSPVSLSPLLWVPTETLSRALKSCQSVLEGGSQPVSNRSYFQSAVQITVRVLDSILYLTMSSQNDDRLQQHVCALLSLSWVCENKSVSAYKTSGFPSWLLALAQKLSFCYSPEVQADCVSLLAFLHGGVCETWRVCVFSKALQSQEEVVRVAAVKAFPLLLHHLGNMHYNLIGTTLLSKLEDSSEQVKKELARIIGQLSCLQSELSSLNNIHTDSTGLPKILCLSCSLEADHAGKAVPSLRASVVRPFLPLLRPQAPSTVKQAFLEALPHLCQHVNLTGADSDSRAILYALIGLMEDSDPVVRTCFSQSVRFLVTETTRNSEQGSLNELLVARLKEAFSNAKLNRDDDLRNTLILTTGEIGRASQGSLVSFSLLRLLHCLLSKSSQVSVAAYTQIRALATTKGLKLQTLFSQYKNPICQFLVESLHSRHASALRSTPDQGTESANQRELALDILAQIAHAFDFPDLHRFLTRTLQVLLPYLAAKASSTGSALIRTLAIELKANRREILINNFKYIFSHLVCSCTKEELERAFHYLQSETEIELGSLLRQDFQGLHNELLLRLGEHYQQVFNGLAILASFASSDDPYQGPRDITTPELMADYLQPKLLGILAFFNMQLLSSSAGEKDRKKLVLTSVMALMRLMGSKHISSVRVKMMTTLRTGLRYREDFPLLCCQTWDCFVRSVEPAHLGPLLSHVIVALLPLIPLQPKETAAIIRFLILDNREEVSDYLHEIYFLPDHPELKDIHAVMQDYKKLAASSSDLAAALQLSMRAVQHENVDVRIHALTSLRDMMHSNQEWLLRQVCASEAVEPVISNLVSVLLKGCQDSSPEARLLCGECLGELGAVDPGRLDLSQTHTHGNRNTFVSGVDDPNFAYDLLTELTRTFLAYADDVRAQDSAAYAIQELLSIFECREGRTDSAGRRLWRRLPEQIQEILEPHLNSRYKSSQKEVNWSKLKKPVYLSSRGSKFSDWSATWAGYLISKVRHELASKVFRCCSFIIKHDYKVTIYLLPHILLYMLLGCTPAEQQEVTEEMLAVLTEGDGQAEGLAQKTASSLSQLSTQTVFSMLSHLTQWSRHILYSKPKHESGDYQRVVAFLKDIPQDVLAKASLRSKAYTRALMHFEAYILENKENVQDHLTFLQTLYAAMHEPDGVRGVNALRREEPSLQEQILEHESIGLLRDATACYDRAIQLESDQIAHYHGVMTSMLGLGQLSTVITQVNGVLANKHQWKSELNTYRVEAAWKLGKWDLLEDYLSSDQQSSTWGVRLGQLLLSAKKQDAEKFYEKLKLVRKEQVVPLSAASYECGTYQRGYEYIVRLHMLSELEHTFNELLKQRQGSVSNLSQLPPHWSDRLEMTQNSFRAKEPVLALRRALLSLGTQPECQELVGECWLQSARVARKAGHHQTAFNALLNAENTNLAELVTEKAKWLWSKGDVHQALIVLQKGVAQCFPEDQPLTDPRSLQTKGKAMLLVGRFMEETANFESNAIMKTYKDVTNLLPEWEDGNFYLAKYYDKVMPMVTDNKLEKQGNLIRYIVTFFGNALQFGNQYIYQAMPRMLSLWLDFGAKVCECEKAGRADRQMRQELSKINTVMSEHCSKLAPYQFLTAFSQLISRVCHSSDEVFNVLMTIVAKVFLTYPQQAMWLMTAVSKSSYPMRMNRCNQILKKAVSLKQSLEKFIGDANRLTDKLLELCNKPVDGNSTTLSMSIHFKQLKRLVEEPTFSQILIPLQSVLIPTLPSTGGENTQHDAFPGHWAYLDGFEDSVEILASLQKPKKISLKGSDGRSYTMMCKPKDDLRKDCRLMEFNCLINKCLRKDAESRRRELHIRTYAVIPLNEECGIIEWVNNTAGLRHILTKLYKERGIYLSGKELRKLILPKTAPFEEKLRIHKEVLCARHPPVFYEWFLRTFPDPTSWYSSRSAYCRSTAVMSMVGYILGLGDRHGENILFDSFTGECVHVDFNCLFNKGETFDVPEVVPFRLTRNMVHAMGPMGIEGLFRQACEVTIRLMRDQREPLMSVLKTFLHDPLVEWSKQAKGLSKAQANETGEIVNEKAKTHVCDIEQRLQGVIKSRNKVLGLPLSIEGHVHYLIQEATDDKLLCQMYLGWGPYL; encoded by the exons CCTCTGTGCCTCCTCATACCTCACCCCCTCTGCCCTTGTGCTCTCCTCACCTGCTGCCTTGGAGTCGCTGACTGCCATAACGATCGACATCATAACTGAGTCTCTGCGGGGAGTCATCTCCCGTCGTGACCTGAGTTTAGCCTGGGAGGCTGCATGCTTCATCCTGGCCAACGGGAACACCAGGCTGAGGAAGGCCTCCATGGTGATGCTGAGAACACTGGTGGAGCTCAGAGGATTTCCTGAGATGCAGGGCCACGAATTCTTTGCAGCCTACTTCCAGTTGCTGGAAACACACTCCTGCTCTGCCACAGCAAACATAAATGAGAAAGAAGCTTACGAAGGAGAGCTGCTAAGCCTGACCCGCTGTGTGTTTCAGCCATCTTATGTCTCTCACTCACACTTTGAGCCCATCTACCTCTCACAGATGTTCGAGTGTGTTTGCACTCTTGCTGGAGCTGGCGTCAAGTTAGGTGTAGAAGTGACCGAGTCACTATGCCTGCTGTTTAGCTTCTCGCTATCTGTAGCACCAGTTTATGAAAGCGCCGCATTGCTTAGGAGGCAGCGGGTCACCGAAGTCTGCGGGACACTAGCATGCACCGTGGGGACAGCAAATCAAGCCGAA TGTGCAGAAGGGTTTCTCCGAGCCGCCCTGAAGGCTGAGACAGCTTTAGTGCTGCAGGAGTGTAACGATGGAGCAACACCTGTCAAGAAATCCTGCAAATCTGCTACCAGTTCAGTCGGTAAAACTCCTAAAACATCCTCAAG TGAAGTGGACATGCGTGTTCGCAGTAAGGTTTGGGCTGCATTGAGCAGTCGGCTGGAGGAGCTGCTGATGCTTTTAGACTCCAGTTCTGCTAAGCCTGAGACCACACAGAGTCTGTCTGCTCTGCAGGGACTGGCCCTCATTCTCCATCAGGCAGCCCTCTGCTCCTCTCCCGTCAG CTTGTCACCTCTCCTTTGGGTTCCCACTGAGACGCTGAGCAGGGCCCTGAAGAGCTGTCAGTCAGTGTTAGAAGGAGGATCTCAGCCTGTGTCAAATCGGAGCTACTTTCAGTCTGCTGTCCAGATCACTGTCAGGGTCCTCGACTCTATACTTTACCTGACAA tgAGCAGCCAGAATGATGACAGGCTCCAACAACATGTGTGTGCTCTGTTGTCTCTATCTTGGGTGTGTGAGAACAAGTCTGTCTCAGCCTATAAGACTTCAGGCTTCCCATCCTGGCTGCTAGCCTTGGCTCAAAAACTCAGTTTCTGCTATT CACCTGAGGTCCAGGCCGACTGCGTGTCGCTGCTGGCCTTTTTGCATGGCGGTGTGTGCGAGACGtggcgcgtgtgtgtgttttcaaaggCGCTGCAGAGTCAGGAGGAGGTGGTGAGAGTAGCAGCAGTCAAGGCTTTCCCTCTTCTTCTCCACCATCTGGGAAACATGCACTACAACCTCATTGGCACTACTTTGCT TTCCAAGCTGGAGGACAGTTCGGAGCAGGTGAAGAAGGAACTTGCCAGGATCATTGGTCAGCTGAGCTGCCTCCAATCAGAGCTCTCCAGCCTTAATAACATCCACACAGACTCCACTGGTCTTCCCAAAATCCTCTGCCTCTCTTGTAGTCTTGAAGCAGATCATGCTGGGAAAGCAGTGCCATCCCTCAGGGCATCTGTTGTTAGACCCTTCCTACCATTGCTCAGACCACAAGCCCCAAGCACTGTGAAACAAG CTTTCCTAGAAGCTCTTCCCCACCTGTGCCAGCATGTGAATCTCACTGGTGCAGACAGCGATTCTCGAGCCATACTCTACGCCCTGATTGGTCTAATGGAGGATTCTGATCCTGTGGTTAGAACATGCTTCAGCCAATCGGTGCGTTTCCTGGTAACAGAGACCACTAGAAACTCTGAGCAGGGCTCTTTGAATGAG CTCCTGGTTGCACGTCTTAAAGAGGCATTCAGCAATGCTAAACTTAACAGAGATGATGACCTGCGTAACACTCTGATCCTCACCACTGGAGAGATCGGCAG AGCCTCTCAGGGTAGTTTGGTGTCGTTCTCTCTGCTGCGTCTGCTCCACTGTCTCCTGTCCAAGTCGTCCCAGGTCTCTGTAGCTGCTTACACTCAAATTCGAGCTCTGGCCACCACTAAAGGCTTGAAACTGCAGACACTCTTCAGTCAATACAAGAACCCTATCTGCCAG TTCCTGGTGGAGTCACTACATTCACGCCATGCGTCAGCCCTGCGGAGCACACCAGATCAAGGAACCgagtcagccaatcagagggaGCTGGCTCTGGATATTCTTGCTCAGATCGCACATGCTTTTGACTTTCCAGACCTCCACCGCTTCCTCACC CGGACCCTCCAGGTGTTGCTGCCGTACCTGGCAGCAAAGGCAAGCTCTACAGGCTCTGCCCTCATTCGAACTTTGGCCATTGAGTTGAAGGCGAACAGGAGAGAGATCCTGATCAACAACTTTAAGTACATCTTCAGCCATCTGGTCTGTTCTTGCACAAAGGAGGAGCTGGAGAGGGCCTTTCACTACCTACAA AGTGAGACAGAAATTGAACTAGGATCTCTGCTACGCCAAGACTTCCAGGGTCTTCATAACGAGCTGCTGCTGCGTCTTGGAGAGCACTACCAACAG GTATTTAATGGCTTGGCAATCCTGGCCTCCTTTGCATCCAGTGATGATCCATACCAGGGACCCCGAGACATCACCACCCCAGAACTTATG gcTGACTACTTACAGCCAAAGCTGCTGGGGATTCTCGCCTTTTTCAACATGCAGCTCCTTAGCTCCAGTGCAGGGGAAAAGGACCGCAAGAAGCTG GTTTTGACAAGTGTGATGGCTCTGATGCGACTGATGGGCTCCAAACACATCAGCTCTGTCAGAGTGAAGATGATGACGACATTACGCACCGGCCTGCGATACCGAGAGGACTTCCCTCTCCTCTGCTGCCA GACGTGGGATTGTTTTGTGAGGAGTGTGGAGCCTGCACACCTGGGCCCCCTACTGAGTCATGTTATTGTTGCTTTGCTCCCCTTGATTCCACTGCAGCCCAAAGAAACTGCCGCTATCATCCGCTTCCTCATCCTGGACAACAG GGAAGAAGTCAGTGACTACCTCCATGAAATTTACTTTCTACCAGACCATCCAGAGCTAAAAGACATCCACGCAGTAATGCAGGATTATAAAAAG CTGGCGGCCAGCAGCAGTGACTTGGCCGCCGCACTGCAGCTCTCCATGAGAGCCGTCCAGCATGAGAACGTGGACGTGAGGATCCACGCGCTGACCAGCCTCAGGGATATGATGCATAGCAACCAG GAGTGGCTGCTGCGGCAGGTTTGTGCGAGTGAAGCTGTGGAGCCGGTCATCTCCAACCTGGTATCAGTGCTGCTGAAAGGCTGCCAGGATTCATCCCCAGAGGCCAGGCTCCTCTGTGGGGAGTGTCTGGGGGAGCTGGGCGCCGTGGATCCGGGACGCTTGGATCTGTCGCAAACACACACCCACGGCAACCGCAACACCTTTGTG AGCGGGGTGGATGATCCTAACTTTGCCTATGATTTGCTAACTGAACTGACCAGAACATTTCTGGCGTACGCCGATGACGTGAGAGCCCAGGACTCTGCTGCTTATGCAATTCAG GAACTGCTTTCCATATTTGAGTGTCGCGAAGGTCGAACTGACTCAGCAGGCCGGCGTCTGTGGAGGAGATTGCCTGAGCAAATTCAAGAAATACTGGAGCCTCACCTCAACAGCAG ATATAAGAGCAGTCAGAAGGAGGTGAACTGGTCTAAGCTGAAGAAACCAGTGTacctcagcagcagaggcagCAAATTCTCTGACTGGTCAGCCACCTGGGCTGGATACCTCATCAGCAAG GTGAGACACGAGTTGGCCAGCAAAGTGTTCAGATGCTGTAGTTTCATCATCAAACACGACTACAAGGTCACAATCTACCTGCTGCCTCATATTCTGCTCTACATGCTGTTGGGCTGCACTCCTGCAGAGCAACAGGAG GTTACAGAGGAAATGCTGGCTGTGCTGACAGAGGGAGATGGACAAGCCGAGGGGCTTGCCCAGAAGACGGCCTCCAGCCTGTCACAGCTGAGCACTCAGACTGTGTTCAGCATGCTGTCACACCTTACACAGTGGAGTCGCCACATCCTCTACTCCAAACCAAAACATG AGAGTGGGGATTATCAGCGTGTGGTGGCCTTCCTGAAAGATATCCCGCAGGATGTCCTGGCCAAGGCCTCTCTACGATCCAAAGCGTACACTCGTGCCCTCATGCACTTTGAAGCTTACATCCTGGAAAATAAAGAGAACGTACAAGACCATCTCACATTCCTGCAG ACGCTGTACGCTGCAATGCACGAGCCGGATGGAGTGAGAGGTGTCAACGCTCTGAGGAGGGAGGAGCCATCACTCCAGGAACAGATACTCGAGCATGAGAGCATCGGCCTGCTCCGTGATGCCACCGCGTGCTATGACCGAGCCATACAGCTGGAGTCAGACCAG ATCGCTCACTATCATGGAGTGATGACCTCTATGCTCGGCCTGGGACAGCTCTCCACAGTCATCACACAAGTCAATGGAGTACTGGCCAACAA GCACCAGTGGAAGTCAGAACTCAACACCTACAGAGTAGAGGCAGCCTGGAAGCTCGGAAAATGGGACCTGCTGGAAGATTATTTGAGTTCAG ACCAGCAGTCCAGCACATGGGGTGTGCGGCTCGGCCAGTTGCTGCTCTCAGCTAAGAAGCAGGATGCTGAAAAGTTCTATGAGAAGCTGAAGCTGGTGAGGAAAGAACAGGTCGTCCCTCTGTCTGCAGCCAGTTATGAGTGTGGAACCTACCAGAGAGGATATGAGTATATTGTCAG ACTCCACATGCTCAGTGAGTTGGAGCACACCTTCAATGAGCTGCTGAAACAGAGACAGGGCTCCGTGTCCAACCTTAGCCAGCTGCCTCCTCATTGGTCAGATCGGCTGGAGATGACCCAAAACTCTTTCAGAGCCAAGGAGCCAGTCCTGGCTCTCCGCCGTGCCCTGCTCAGTCTGGGAACACA ACCTGAATGTCAGGAGCTGGTTGGGGAGTGCTGGTTACAAAGTGCCCGGGTTGCCAGGAAAGCAGGACACCATCAGACCGCCTTTAATGCCCTTCTCAATGCAGAAAATACAAATCTAGCTGAACTGGTCACAGAGAAGGCAAAGTGGCTTTGGTCTAAG GGCGATGTCCACCAAGCCCTGATTGTCCTGCAGAAGGGTGTGGCTCAGTGTTTCCCTGAAGATCAGCCCCTGACAGATCCTCGCAGTCTCCAGACTAAAGGCAAAGCCATGCTGCTGGTGGGGCGCTTCATGGAGGAGACGGCCAACTTCGAGTCTAATGCTATCATGAAGACATACAAG gatgTGACTAACCTCCTACCAGAGTGGGAGGATGGTAACTTCTACTTAgccaaatactatgacaaagtgATGCCAATGGTGACAGATAACAAGCTGGAGAAACAGGGTAATCTGATCCGTTACATCGTCACATTCTTTGGGAA TGCTCTGCAGTTTGGAAACCAGTATATCTACCAGGCCATGCCTCGCATGCTGTCTCTTTGGCTGGACTTTGGAGctaaagtgtgtgaatgtgagaaag CTGGGCGAGCAGACAGACAGATGCGACAGGAGCTGAGTAAAATCAACACAGTAATGAGCGAGCACTGTTCTAAGCTGGCACCGTACCAGTTCCTGACCGCATTTTCCCAGCTGATCTCCAGGGTGTGTCACTCCAGCGATGAGGTCTTCAATGTCCTCATGACCATTGTGGCCAAAGTGTTCCTCACATACCCCCAGCAAGCTATGTGGCTAATGACTGCGGTCTCCAAG tCATCCTACCCCATGCGCATGAATCGCTGTAATCAGATCCTTAAGAAAGCCGTCAGTCTTAAACAGTCTCTGGAAAAATTCATTGGAGATGCCAACAGACTGACAGACAAGCTTTTGGAGCTTTGTAATAAACCG GTGGATGGTAACAGCACAACGCTCAGTATGAGCATTCACTTCAAGCAGCTAAAACGTTTGGTGGAGGAGCCAACGTTCAGTCAGATCCTGATCCCTCTGCAGTCTGTCCTCATCCCAACGCTGCCCTCCACAGGCGGggaaaacacacagcatgacGCTTTCCCTGGACACTGGGCATACCTGGATGGTTTTGAAGACAGT GTGGAGATCCTGGCCTCTTTGCAGAAGCCAAAGAAGATAAGCCTGAAGGGTTCGGATGGTCGGAGTTACACCATGATGTGTAAACCTAAAGATGACCTGAGGAAGGACTGCAGGCTTATGGAGTTCAACTGTCTCATCAATAAG TGTCTCCGTAAAGATGCTGAGTCCAGACGGAGGGAGCTACATATCCGGACTTATGCTGTGATTCCCCTCAATGAGGAGTGCGGCATCATCGAATGGGTTAACAACACTGCCGGGTTGCGGCACATTCTCACGAAGCTGTACAAAGAGAGAG gtatCTACCTATCAGGTAAAGAGCTCAGGAAGCTTATTCTTCCTAAGACAGCTCCCTTTGAGGAAAAACTGCGAATCCACAAGGAGGTGCTGTGTGCTCGACACCCCCCTGTCTTCTATGAATGGTTCCTCCGGACCTTTCCTGACCCCACGTCATG GTACAGCAGTCGTTCAGCATACTGCCGCTCCACTGCTGTGATGTCCATGGTGGGCTACATCCTGGGTCTGGGAGATCGCCACGGAGAAAACATCCTCTTTGATTCCTTCACTGGAGAATGTGTTCATGTAGACTTCAACTGCCTCTTtaacaag GGGGAGACATTTGACGTGCCAGAGGTTGTTCCCTTTCGTCTGACGCGAAACATGGTCCATGCTATGGGGCCCATGGGCATCGAGGGCCTCTTTAGGCAAGCCTGTGAGGTTACGATAAGACTAATGAGAGACCAGAGAGAGCCACTCATGAG TGTGCTGAAGACCTTCCTTCATGACCCACTGGTGGAGTGGAGCAAACAAGCCAAAGGACTATCGAAAGCTCAGGCCAATGAGACAGGAGAGATTGTTAATGAAAAG GCTAAAACCCACGTGTGTGACATTGAGCAGCGCCTGCAGGGAGTGATTAAGAGCAGGAATAAAGTGCTGGGTCTTCCTCTGTCAATTGAGGGGCACGTCCATTACCTCATACAAGAAGCCACAGATGATAAACTATTGTGTCAGATGTATTTAGGCTGGGGGCCTTACTTGTAG